A DNA window from Actinokineospora baliensis contains the following coding sequences:
- a CDS encoding cytochrome P450: MSSVLALGARLGVQRAALWAMAARGDDVARLLSAPWRGNPYPVYGRLRNGPGVHRSKTGVTVVASHELCSKVLRDRTFGVRTADGLQPPPFVASGLSGEVPVIPSFLELDPPDHTRLRALARPAFSPAKIEGYRGSVAVTASKLLLPLAFDDQFDLMAEFAGPLPITVISALLDIPDVDAQVFARYGRVLGASLDGVRSVRHALAVRRANRELRALFTRLITERRADPGDDVISVLAASDELTDLELATTCELLLVAGYETTTNLIGNAVWAFARHPDQWERLRADEALIGPAVDEVLRYEAPVQATARIAHEDTEIGGVPVAKDGMVVVLIGAAGRDPAAFDRPDEFDIGRGRTDHLAFSSGAHYCLGAPLARLEAEVALRKLVEWLPELVVSGTPRWRPTTVIRGLRSLRLYQ; encoded by the coding sequence ATGAGTTCGGTACTGGCGCTCGGTGCGCGGTTGGGTGTGCAGCGCGCGGCGTTGTGGGCGATGGCGGCGCGCGGCGATGACGTGGCGCGGTTGTTGTCGGCGCCGTGGCGGGGCAACCCGTATCCCGTCTACGGGCGGCTGCGCAACGGCCCGGGGGTGCACCGGAGCAAGACCGGTGTGACGGTGGTGGCCTCGCACGAGCTGTGCTCGAAGGTGTTGCGGGACCGGACCTTCGGCGTGCGCACCGCCGACGGGCTCCAGCCGCCGCCGTTCGTGGCGTCCGGGTTGTCCGGCGAGGTGCCGGTGATCCCGTCCTTCCTCGAGTTGGACCCGCCCGACCACACCCGGCTGCGCGCGCTGGCCAGGCCAGCGTTCAGCCCGGCCAAGATCGAGGGTTACCGCGGCTCTGTGGCGGTGACCGCCTCGAAGTTGCTGCTCCCGCTGGCGTTCGACGACCAGTTCGACCTCATGGCGGAGTTCGCCGGGCCGCTGCCGATCACGGTGATCAGCGCGCTGCTGGACATCCCGGACGTCGACGCGCAGGTGTTCGCCCGCTACGGCCGGGTGCTCGGCGCGTCGCTGGACGGGGTGCGGTCGGTGCGGCACGCGCTGGCCGTGCGCCGGGCGAACCGGGAGTTGCGGGCGCTGTTCACCCGGCTCATCACCGAGCGCAGGGCGGACCCGGGCGACGACGTGATCAGCGTGCTGGCCGCTTCCGACGAGCTCACCGACTTGGAACTGGCGACGACCTGCGAGTTGCTGCTGGTCGCGGGCTACGAGACGACGACCAACCTGATCGGCAACGCCGTGTGGGCCTTCGCCCGCCACCCGGACCAGTGGGAGCGGCTGCGCGCGGACGAGGCGCTGATCGGCCCCGCCGTCGACGAGGTGCTGCGGTACGAGGCGCCGGTGCAGGCGACCGCGCGGATCGCGCACGAGGACACCGAGATCGGCGGGGTGCCGGTCGCCAAGGACGGCATGGTCGTCGTGCTGATCGGGGCCGCGGGCCGGGACCCGGCGGCGTTCGACCGGCCGGACGAGTTCGACATCGGCCGCGGGCGCACCGACCACCTGGCCTTCTCCAGCGGCGCGCACTACTGCCTCGGTGCCCCGCTGGCCCGGTTGGAGGCCGAGGTCGCCCTGCGGAAGTTGGTCGAGTGGCTGCCCGAGCTCGTCGTCTCCGGGACGCCGCGGTGGCGGCCGACCACGGTGATCAGGGGGCTGCGGTCGCTGCGGCTCTACCAGTAG
- a CDS encoding NAD-dependent epimerase/dehydratase family protein, which translates to MPPRIVLVTGVGSHLGGHLAARLAADPTVERVLGVDTVGPHSSIEAAAGAGRAEFVRADIRNPLIAKVITSAEVDTVVHASLTAIPPGPARRSAVKEMNVIGAMQLLAACQRAPSVRRLVVKSTAAVYGAGARLPAVLTEDDPPRELSSSGYAKDAVEVEGYVRGFARRRPDVDVTVIRLTNLIGPQVDTVLTRYFALPVVPTVLGFDPRLQLLHSEDALAILERAVTNPVPGVFNAGGDGVLLLSQAIRRAGRIPFPVPRAAMPTAGRLLRGARVVDFSADHVRYLNHGRVVDTTRLRTVFGFTPRWTTRQAFDDYVHGSGLRPVVDTSVIERLERTVGGTR; encoded by the coding sequence ATGCCGCCCAGGATCGTCCTGGTCACCGGTGTCGGCTCTCACCTGGGTGGCCACCTGGCCGCCCGGCTGGCAGCCGACCCGACCGTCGAACGCGTGCTCGGCGTCGACACCGTCGGCCCGCACAGCTCCATCGAGGCCGCGGCGGGAGCCGGACGCGCCGAGTTCGTCCGCGCCGACATCCGCAACCCGCTGATCGCCAAGGTCATCACCTCGGCCGAGGTCGACACCGTGGTGCACGCCTCGCTGACCGCCATCCCGCCAGGGCCCGCCCGGCGCAGCGCGGTCAAGGAGATGAACGTCATCGGCGCGATGCAGCTGCTCGCCGCCTGCCAGCGGGCGCCGTCGGTGCGCAGGCTCGTCGTCAAGTCCACCGCCGCCGTCTACGGCGCGGGCGCCCGGCTGCCCGCGGTGCTCACCGAGGACGACCCGCCGCGCGAGCTGTCCTCCAGCGGGTACGCCAAGGACGCCGTCGAAGTCGAGGGGTACGTCCGCGGGTTCGCCCGCCGCCGACCCGACGTCGACGTGACCGTGATCCGGCTGACCAACCTCATCGGCCCCCAGGTCGACACCGTGCTCACCCGCTACTTCGCGCTGCCGGTGGTGCCGACGGTGCTCGGCTTCGACCCGCGGCTGCAGCTGCTGCACTCCGAGGACGCCCTGGCGATCCTGGAGCGGGCCGTGACCAACCCGGTCCCCGGTGTCTTCAACGCGGGCGGCGACGGGGTGCTGCTGCTCTCGCAGGCCATCCGCCGCGCCGGCCGGATCCCGTTCCCGGTGCCGCGCGCGGCGATGCCCACCGCAGGCAGGTTGCTGCGCGGGGCGCGGGTGGTCGACTTCTCCGCCGACCACGTCCGCTACCTCAACCACGGCCGGGTCGTGGACACGACCCGACTGCGAACAGTCTTCGGGTTCACCCCGAGGTGGACTACCCGTCAGGCGTTCGACGACTACGTCCACGGCAGCGGCCTACGCCCCGTGGTTGACACCTCGGTGATCGAGCGTCTCGAACGCACCGTCGGGGGTACCCGGTGA
- a CDS encoding Ppx/GppA phosphatase family protein, with product MRLGVLDVGSNTVHLLVVDARRGAHPTPARSEKTVLRLAERITSSGQLSKVGADELVRTVAAARESSVRLGCADLMAFATSAVREAGNSAAVLRRVHKETGVELRVLSGEDEARLTFLAARRWYGWSAGNLLVLDIGGGSLEIAAGIDEDPDFAWSLPLGAGRLTRTRFTSDPPTREQVERTVGWLDEQLAPIAKRVAKYGTPDRAVATSKTFRTLARLTGAAPSSAGPRVRRVLTDTGLSQLIAFISRMSAADLAQLEGVSPSRAHQLVAGALVAQATMRALSLPEVEIGPWALREGVILRRLDQTNGEDHTVLAD from the coding sequence GTGCGTCTAGGTGTGCTCGACGTCGGGTCCAACACCGTCCACCTGCTCGTGGTGGACGCTCGTCGGGGTGCCCACCCCACGCCCGCGCGGTCGGAGAAGACCGTGCTGCGGCTGGCGGAGCGGATCACCTCGTCCGGTCAACTGTCCAAGGTGGGCGCGGACGAACTGGTCCGCACCGTGGCCGCGGCCAGGGAGTCCTCGGTCCGGCTCGGCTGCGCCGACCTGATGGCCTTCGCCACCTCCGCGGTGCGCGAGGCGGGCAACTCGGCGGCGGTGCTGCGCCGGGTGCACAAGGAGACCGGGGTGGAGCTGCGGGTCCTCTCCGGCGAGGACGAGGCCCGGCTGACCTTCCTGGCCGCCCGCCGCTGGTACGGCTGGTCGGCGGGCAACCTGCTGGTGCTCGACATCGGCGGCGGCTCGCTGGAGATCGCCGCTGGCATCGACGAGGACCCGGACTTCGCCTGGTCGCTGCCGCTGGGCGCCGGTCGGCTGACCCGCACCCGGTTCACCAGCGACCCGCCGACCCGCGAGCAGGTCGAGCGCACGGTCGGCTGGCTCGACGAGCAGTTGGCCCCGATCGCCAAGCGGGTCGCCAAGTACGGCACCCCGGACCGGGCGGTGGCCACCTCGAAGACCTTCCGCACGCTGGCCAGGCTGACCGGTGCCGCCCCGTCCTCGGCCGGGCCGCGGGTCCGCAGGGTGCTGACCGACACCGGGCTGAGCCAGTTGATCGCGTTCATCTCCCGCATGTCGGCCGCCGACCTGGCCCAACTCGAGGGGGTCAGCCCCAGCCGGGCGCACCAACTGGTGGCCGGTGCACTGGTGGCCCAGGCCACTATGCGAGCGTTGTCACTACCCGAGGTGGAGATCGGGCCGTGGGCGCTGCGCGAAGGGGTCATCCTGCGGCGGCTGGACCAGACGAATGGTGAGGACCACACTGTTCTCGCGGATTGA
- a CDS encoding helix-turn-helix domain-containing protein — MPASKRDSDPPGLPQVQFLTVAEVAALMRVSKMTVYRLVHSGELPAVRVGKSFRVPEKAVHDYLQNAYFDAG; from the coding sequence ATGCCTGCGAGCAAGCGCGACTCCGATCCGCCCGGCCTCCCGCAGGTGCAATTCCTGACGGTGGCCGAGGTGGCGGCCCTGATGCGGGTCTCGAAGATGACGGTGTACCGGCTGGTGCACAGCGGTGAGCTGCCCGCGGTGCGGGTGGGCAAGTCGTTCCGGGTTCCGGAGAAGGCGGTGCACGACTACCTGCAGAACGCCTACTTCGACGCGGGCTGA
- a CDS encoding response regulator transcription factor: protein MTRVLIVEDEESFADPLAFLLRKEGFTAAVAVTGQQALEEFDRNGADIVLLDLMLPGMSGTDVCKALRQRSAVPVIMVTARDSEIDKVVGLELGADDYVTKPYSARELIARVRAVLRRGGEAGGDGELLPQVLAAGPVRMDVERHVVTVDGTDIPLPLKEFDLLEYLLRNVGRVLTRGQLIDRVWGADYVGDTKTLDVHVKRLRSKIEPDPASPRHLVTVRGLGYKFES, encoded by the coding sequence ATGACGAGAGTGCTGATCGTGGAGGACGAGGAGTCCTTCGCCGACCCGCTTGCCTTCCTGCTGCGCAAGGAGGGCTTCACCGCCGCGGTCGCCGTGACCGGTCAGCAGGCGCTCGAGGAGTTCGACCGCAACGGTGCCGACATCGTGCTGCTGGACCTGATGCTGCCCGGGATGAGCGGCACCGACGTGTGCAAGGCGCTGCGCCAGCGCTCCGCGGTCCCCGTGATCATGGTCACCGCCCGCGACAGCGAGATCGACAAGGTGGTCGGCCTCGAGCTGGGCGCGGACGACTACGTCACCAAGCCGTACTCCGCGCGCGAGCTGATCGCCAGGGTCCGCGCGGTGCTGCGCCGCGGCGGCGAGGCCGGTGGCGACGGCGAGCTGCTGCCCCAGGTGCTCGCGGCCGGACCGGTCCGGATGGACGTCGAGCGGCACGTGGTCACTGTGGACGGTACCGACATCCCGTTGCCGCTCAAGGAGTTCGACCTGCTCGAGTACCTGCTGCGCAACGTCGGCCGGGTGCTCACCCGCGGCCAGCTGATCGACCGGGTGTGGGGCGCGGACTACGTCGGCGACACCAAGACCCTGGACGTGCACGTCAAGCGGCTGCGCTCGAAGATCGAGCCGGACCCCGCCTCGCCGCGGCACCTGGTCACGGTGCGTGGTCTGGGTTACAAGTTCGAGTCCTGA
- a CDS encoding HAD family hydrolase, translating to MSVRRGGRKNPELERLAALAGEASAEAASVAIEQSDSPAPIDLTAAAFFDVDNTIMMGASIFHFARGLAARKFFSNSDLVKFALQQVMFRVGGKESAEGIRSSREQALSFVAGHTVAELSALGEEIYDELMADKIWPGTRALAQMHLDAGQRVWLVTATPVELAAIIARRLGLTGALGTVAESTPDGVFTGKLVGEMLHGPAKAHAVRSLAAREGLDLRRCTAYSDSSNDIPMLSVAGTAVAVNPDSGLREVARKRGWEIRDFRTGRKAAKIGVPSVIGAGALAGAVAAGLAYRKRAI from the coding sequence GCGAGCGCCGAGGCGGCTTCCGTCGCGATCGAACAGTCCGACAGCCCGGCCCCCATCGACCTGACCGCCGCGGCGTTCTTCGACGTGGACAACACGATCATGATGGGCGCGTCGATCTTCCACTTCGCCAGGGGGCTGGCCGCGCGCAAGTTCTTCTCCAACTCCGACCTGGTCAAGTTCGCGCTGCAGCAGGTGATGTTCCGGGTCGGCGGCAAGGAGAGCGCCGAGGGGATCCGCAGCAGCAGGGAACAGGCGCTGTCCTTTGTGGCCGGTCACACGGTGGCCGAGCTGAGCGCGCTCGGCGAGGAGATCTACGACGAGCTGATGGCCGACAAGATCTGGCCGGGCACCAGGGCGCTGGCGCAGATGCACCTCGACGCAGGGCAGCGGGTCTGGCTGGTCACCGCGACCCCGGTGGAACTCGCCGCGATCATCGCCCGCAGACTCGGCCTGACCGGCGCCCTGGGCACGGTCGCCGAGAGCACCCCCGACGGCGTGTTCACCGGCAAACTCGTCGGCGAAATGCTCCACGGCCCGGCAAAGGCACACGCGGTCCGGTCCCTGGCCGCACGAGAGGGCCTGGACCTGCGCCGCTGCACCGCGTACTCCGACTCCTCCAACGACATCCCCATGCTGTCGGTGGCCGGGACGGCGGTGGCGGTCAACCCGGATTCCGGCCTGCGCGAGGTAGCCCGCAAACGCGGCTGGGAAATCCGCGACTTCCGCACCGGCCGCAAAGCCGCCAAAATCGGCGTCCCCTCCGTCATCGGCGCCGGAGCCCTCGCAGGCGCCGTCGCCGCAGGCCTCGCCTACCGCAAGCGCGCCATCTAG
- a CDS encoding lysophospholipid acyltransferase family protein, protein MTRVQQAQVIPLDRGDRQRKPTQEGPPVEPTPLRPAPPAEPATGLRGAVADALGFARRRLTGDYTVDRFGFDPDLTETLLLPPLRAVYRTWFRVEVTGAENLPASGGALVVSNHSGTLPWDALMTAVAVKDNRDRYLRMLGADLVFQVPLLGALARKSGQTLACNPDAEQLLRSGELVGVWPEGFKGIGKPFADRYKLQRFGRGGFVSAALRTGAPIVPCSIVGAEEIYPKIGDLKPLARLLGLPYFPITPLFPLLGPLGAIPLPSKWHIHFGPPVPTAEYGADDDPMLLFTLTDQIRETIQQTLYKLLNQRGNPFLG, encoded by the coding sequence GTGACACGCGTGCAGCAGGCTCAGGTCATCCCCCTGGATCGCGGCGACCGGCAGCGCAAGCCCACCCAGGAGGGCCCACCGGTCGAGCCCACCCCGTTGCGACCGGCACCGCCCGCCGAGCCCGCCACGGGCCTGCGGGGGGCCGTGGCGGACGCCCTGGGGTTCGCGCGGCGGCGGCTCACCGGCGACTACACCGTCGACCGGTTCGGGTTCGACCCCGACCTCACCGAAACCCTCCTGCTGCCCCCGCTGCGGGCCGTCTACCGCACGTGGTTCCGGGTGGAGGTGACCGGCGCCGAGAACCTCCCCGCGTCCGGCGGGGCCCTCGTCGTGTCCAACCACTCGGGCACGCTGCCGTGGGACGCGTTGATGACCGCCGTCGCGGTCAAGGACAACCGCGACCGGTACCTGCGGATGCTGGGCGCCGACCTGGTCTTCCAGGTGCCGCTGCTGGGCGCGTTGGCCCGCAAGTCCGGGCAGACCCTGGCGTGCAACCCCGACGCCGAGCAGCTGCTGCGCTCTGGCGAACTCGTCGGCGTCTGGCCGGAGGGCTTCAAGGGGATCGGCAAACCGTTCGCCGACCGGTACAAGCTCCAGCGCTTCGGCCGCGGCGGGTTCGTCTCCGCCGCGCTGCGCACCGGTGCCCCGATCGTGCCGTGCTCGATCGTCGGCGCCGAGGAGATCTACCCCAAGATCGGCGACCTCAAGCCGCTCGCGCGCCTGCTCGGGCTGCCGTACTTCCCGATCACACCGCTGTTCCCGCTGCTGGGTCCACTCGGGGCGATCCCGCTGCCGTCCAAGTGGCACATCCACTTCGGACCACCGGTGCCCACCGCCGAGTACGGCGCCGACGACGACCCGATGCTGCTGTTCACCCTCACCGACCAGATCCGCGAGACCATCCAGCAGACCCTCTACAAGCTGCTCAACCAGCGCGGGAACCCGTTCCTCGGCTAG
- a CDS encoding thioesterase family protein, which yields MSSAAGHGDVRAGGPAQAGGAFAAAIRVRPLGDGTFTADLPAPWTVGGRPHGGFLMALLAKAAVATHSGAGAPLVDPLAVSAQFLRPPGVGPVLLRTDVRKSGRRTTVVAVHLEQSGHSCVEGVVTTGRLPRERAAWTDLPNQAAEPPGNAIDLSTVPSASVFKLSEVCDVRLDPNGAGFLHGHIGDPLRLRLWARPRGEHADPLFALVAGDISMPVTFNLGRLGWSPTVQLTAHLRSRPAPGWLRIQVESKAVHGVWFDSDATVVDSTGRLVCQARQLALSAIG from the coding sequence ATGAGTAGTGCTGCAGGGCACGGCGACGTCCGGGCGGGCGGGCCCGCGCAGGCTGGTGGGGCGTTCGCCGCGGCCATCCGGGTGCGCCCGCTGGGGGACGGGACGTTCACCGCCGACCTCCCGGCCCCTTGGACGGTCGGCGGGCGCCCGCACGGGGGATTCCTGATGGCGTTGCTGGCCAAAGCGGCGGTGGCCACGCACAGCGGGGCAGGCGCGCCGCTGGTCGACCCGCTCGCGGTGAGCGCGCAATTCCTGCGCCCACCCGGGGTCGGCCCGGTCCTGCTGCGCACCGACGTCCGCAAGTCCGGGCGCCGCACCACGGTCGTCGCGGTGCACCTGGAGCAGAGCGGGCACAGCTGCGTCGAGGGCGTGGTCACCACCGGCAGGTTGCCCAGGGAGCGCGCGGCCTGGACGGATCTGCCCAACCAGGCCGCGGAACCGCCCGGCAACGCCATCGACCTGTCCACCGTGCCCTCGGCGTCGGTGTTCAAGCTCAGCGAGGTGTGCGACGTGCGGCTCGACCCCAACGGGGCCGGGTTCCTGCACGGGCACATCGGCGATCCGCTGCGGCTGCGGTTGTGGGCCAGGCCGAGGGGCGAGCACGCCGACCCGCTGTTTGCCTTAGTGGCCGGGGACATCTCCATGCCGGTGACGTTCAACCTCGGCCGGTTGGGGTGGTCGCCGACGGTGCAGCTCACCGCGCACCTGCGGTCGCGGCCCGCGCCGGGGTGGCTGCGGATCCAGGTGGAGTCCAAAGCGGTGCACGGGGTCTGGTTCGACTCCGACGCCACCGTGGTAGATTCCACCGGCAGGCTGGTCTGCCAAGCGCGACAGTTGGCGCTATCGGCGATCGGTTAG
- a CDS encoding proline dehydrogenase family protein codes for MNPLRSLILAAARNGTIRRLVATAPVSRDVVRRFVAGETTADAVAVTRRLVDSGLTVTLDHLGEDTTDATLAEGTVQAYLELLDKLHAEGLADRAEVSVKLSAVGQMFDEDLALANAKRICAAAEAAGTTVTLDMEDHTTTDSTLRILAELRRTWPWVGAVLQSYLHRTLDDVTALATSGSRVRLCKGAYKEPETVAFQDPIEVDKSYVRCANALLAGDGYPKFATHDPRLVRIIGERAEALGRKPGSFEHQMLFGIRPDEQLRLAQLGHTVRVYVPYGGEWYGYLMRRMAERPANTAFFLRALATRS; via the coding sequence GTGAACCCGTTGCGTTCGTTGATTCTGGCTGCCGCGCGAAACGGCACCATCCGCCGTCTGGTGGCGACCGCTCCCGTGAGCCGGGACGTCGTGCGCCGCTTCGTGGCGGGTGAGACCACAGCAGACGCCGTCGCCGTCACCCGGCGACTGGTCGACTCCGGTCTCACCGTCACCCTCGACCACCTCGGTGAGGACACCACCGACGCCACCCTCGCCGAGGGCACCGTGCAGGCGTACCTGGAGCTGCTGGACAAGCTGCACGCCGAGGGCCTGGCGGACCGGGCCGAGGTCAGCGTCAAGCTCTCCGCGGTCGGGCAGATGTTCGACGAGGACCTCGCGCTGGCCAACGCCAAGCGGATCTGCGCGGCCGCCGAGGCGGCGGGCACAACGGTGACGCTGGACATGGAGGACCACACCACCACGGACTCCACGCTGCGCATCCTCGCCGAGCTGCGCCGCACCTGGCCGTGGGTCGGCGCCGTGCTGCAGTCCTACCTGCACCGCACGCTCGACGACGTCACCGCGCTGGCCACCTCCGGTTCGCGGGTCCGGCTGTGCAAGGGCGCCTACAAGGAACCGGAGACGGTCGCCTTCCAGGACCCGATCGAGGTCGACAAGAGCTACGTCCGCTGTGCGAACGCGCTCCTCGCTGGCGACGGCTACCCCAAGTTCGCCACCCACGACCCGCGGCTGGTGCGGATCATCGGCGAGCGCGCCGAGGCGCTCGGCCGCAAACCGGGCAGCTTCGAGCACCAGATGCTCTTCGGTATCCGACCCGATGAGCAGCTCCGGTTGGCGCAGTTGGGCCACACCGTGCGGGTGTACGTACCCTACGGCGGGGAGTGGTATGGCTACTTGATGCGCAGGATGGCCGAGCGACCCGCGAACACCGCTTTCTTCCTCCGCGCACTCGCCACCCGGAGCTGA
- a CDS encoding sugar phosphate isomerase/epimerase family protein — translation MIRVGLSTASVWPRTASTAFTLAADLGYDGVEVMVWADPLSQDVPALARQSHRRAPVLAVHAPCLLVSQRIWSPDPDVRLRRAVEAAQDLGAPTVVVHPPFRWQRRYADGFADLVAELEDGSGIAVAVENMFPVRKGGVEVSAFRPSIDPTDVGHRNYTLDLSHTSAAHVDAMALADRMGAGLRHVHLADGTGLPKDEHLVPGRGDQPCAALCERLVGSGFTGQVVVEVSTRRAKTSGEREADLAEALRFARAHLGG, via the coding sequence GTGATCCGGGTCGGTCTGTCGACCGCGTCGGTGTGGCCGAGGACCGCGTCGACGGCGTTCACCCTGGCCGCCGATCTGGGCTACGACGGCGTCGAGGTGATGGTCTGGGCCGACCCGCTGAGCCAGGACGTGCCCGCGCTCGCCCGCCAGTCGCACCGCCGTGCGCCAGTGCTCGCCGTGCACGCCCCGTGCCTGCTGGTCTCCCAGCGGATCTGGTCGCCGGACCCGGACGTCCGCCTGCGCCGCGCGGTCGAGGCGGCCCAAGACCTCGGTGCCCCGACTGTGGTGGTGCACCCGCCGTTCCGCTGGCAGCGACGCTACGCCGACGGCTTCGCCGACCTGGTGGCCGAACTGGAGGACGGCAGCGGGATCGCGGTCGCCGTGGAGAACATGTTCCCGGTGCGCAAGGGCGGGGTGGAGGTCAGCGCGTTCCGCCCATCGATCGACCCGACCGACGTGGGGCACCGCAACTACACGTTGGACCTGTCGCACACGTCGGCGGCGCATGTGGACGCGATGGCGCTGGCCGACCGGATGGGCGCTGGGCTGCGGCACGTCCACCTGGCCGACGGGACCGGGCTGCCCAAGGACGAGCACCTCGTTCCCGGGCGTGGTGACCAGCCGTGCGCGGCGCTGTGCGAGCGCTTGGTCGGAAGTGGATTCACCGGTCAGGTGGTGGTCGAGGTGAGCACCCGGCGGGCCAAGACCTCGGGCGAGCGGGAGGCGGATCTGGCCGAGGCGCTGCGGTTCGCCAGAGCCCACCTGGGTGGATAG
- a CDS encoding 30S ribosomal protein bS22 gives MGSVIKKRRKRMSKKKHRKLLRKTRVQRRKLKK, from the coding sequence ATGGGCTCGGTCATCAAGAAGCGTCGCAAGCGCATGTCGAAGAAGAAGCACCGCAAGCTGCTCCGCAAGACTCGCGTCCAGCGTCGCAAGCTCAAGAAGTAG
- the proC gene encoding pyrroline-5-carboxylate reductase, which produces MTEANARPVIAVLGAGKIGEALLSGLLHGGRQADELLFTERSAGRCAQLTDTYGIDAVDVPTAAKTADVLVVAVKPQDIDPLLDDLAASVSPDTLIVSLCAGLPTALFERRLPAGVPVVRVMPNTPMLVGEAMSAISPGKHASSLHLAVVEELLSVVGKVVRVPESQQDAVTALSGSGPAYFFFLVEAMIDAGILLGLPRAVAEKLIIQSAVGAAAMLAETGEHPVTLREAVTSPAGTTIMAIRELERHGVRAALLAAIEAARDRSRELGRAHEAD; this is translated from the coding sequence ATGACTGAGGCGAACGCACGGCCGGTGATCGCGGTGCTCGGCGCAGGCAAGATCGGCGAGGCCCTGCTGTCCGGGCTGCTGCACGGCGGCAGGCAGGCCGACGAGCTGTTGTTCACCGAGCGCTCGGCGGGCCGCTGCGCGCAGCTGACCGACACCTACGGCATCGACGCGGTGGACGTGCCGACCGCGGCCAAGACCGCCGACGTGCTCGTCGTGGCGGTCAAGCCGCAGGACATCGACCCGCTGCTCGACGACCTCGCCGCCTCGGTCAGCCCGGACACGCTGATCGTCTCGCTGTGCGCGGGCCTGCCGACGGCCCTGTTCGAGCGCAGGCTGCCCGCAGGCGTCCCGGTCGTGCGGGTCATGCCCAACACCCCGATGCTCGTCGGCGAGGCCATGAGCGCCATCTCGCCCGGCAAGCACGCCAGCTCGCTGCACCTGGCCGTGGTCGAGGAGCTGCTCTCGGTCGTCGGCAAGGTCGTGCGGGTGCCCGAGTCGCAGCAGGACGCGGTGACCGCGCTGTCGGGCTCCGGCCCGGCGTACTTCTTCTTCCTGGTCGAGGCCATGATCGACGCGGGCATCCTGCTCGGGCTGCCGCGCGCGGTGGCCGAGAAGCTGATCATCCAGTCCGCGGTCGGCGCCGCGGCCATGCTGGCGGAGACCGGTGAGCACCCGGTGACCCTGCGTGAGGCCGTCACCTCGCCCGCGGGGACCACCATCATGGCCATCCGGGAACTGGAGCGGCACGGCGTGCGCGCCGCGTTGTTGGCCGCCATCGAGGCGGCCCGCGACCGCTCCCGCGAGCTCGGTCGGGCGCACGAGGCAGATTGA
- a CDS encoding TetR/AcrR family transcriptional regulator has product MSVPPRTSKSVLEIAAEVLVRDATASLAQVAAAAGIGRTTLHKRYPTRQHLLVAVAEESLDILDRAIEGAMKDDLGQALRDLVDVLVPLGPRLEFLLRQPSLDAEPELQARWVQVDRPLTEFMGRVAEAGLLRRGVAPWWAVSSLYAVAYTAWEGVALGKLAPLDAPGLAYGTLMGGIGA; this is encoded by the coding sequence ATGAGTGTTCCGCCGCGAACATCCAAGTCCGTCCTGGAGATCGCCGCTGAGGTGTTGGTGCGGGATGCGACGGCGTCGTTGGCGCAGGTTGCCGCGGCGGCGGGGATTGGGCGGACGACGCTGCACAAGCGGTATCCGACGAGGCAGCACTTGCTGGTCGCGGTGGCCGAGGAGTCCCTGGACATCCTCGACCGGGCCATCGAGGGGGCCATGAAGGACGACCTCGGCCAGGCCCTGCGCGACCTGGTCGACGTGCTCGTGCCGCTGGGGCCTCGGCTGGAGTTCTTGTTGCGGCAGCCTTCGCTCGACGCGGAGCCGGAACTGCAGGCGCGGTGGGTGCAGGTCGACCGGCCGTTGACGGAGTTCATGGGGCGGGTTGCCGAGGCAGGGCTACTGCGCCGTGGGGTCGCGCCGTGGTGGGCGGTGTCGTCGCTGTACGCGGTGGCCTACACCGCGTGGGAGGGCGTGGCACTGGGGAAGTTGGCGCCGTTGGATGCGCCGGGGTTGGCGTACGGCACGTTGATGGGGGGAATCGGGGCATGA